A single window of Athene noctua chromosome 1, bAthNoc1.hap1.1, whole genome shotgun sequence DNA harbors:
- the MRPL14 gene encoding large ribosomal subunit protein uL14m → MALLNRRLGLSLTHLSSMVIQRHFSITGACRAIQKLTRVRVVDNSALGNTPYHRPPKCIHVYNKTGVGKVGDTILLAIKGEKKKALIVGHKMPGPNMTPRFDSNNVVLIEDNGNPVGTRIKTPIPYILRQREGEFSKVLAIARNFV, encoded by the exons ATGGCGCTCTTGAATAGGCGGTTGGGTTTATCCTTAACCCATCTAAGCAGTATGGTCATCCAGCGACACTTCAG TATCACTGGAGCATGCCGAGCAATACAGAAACTCACCCGCGTGCGAGTGGTGGACAACAGCGCCTTGGGGAATACGCCCTACCACCGGCCACCAAAATGTATCCATGTGTATAACAAGACCGGAGTTGGCAAAGTAGGAGATACGATCCTTCTGGCtatcaaaggagaaaagaagaaggCTTTAATTGTAGGGCACAAGATGCCTGGCCCCAACATGACGCCTAGATTTGATTCCAACAATGTGGTACTCATAGAAGACAACGGAAATCCAGTAGGGACTAGAATAAAAACACCAATACCCTATATCCTGCGACAGAGAGAAGGAGAGTTCTCCAAAGTATTGGCCATAGCCCGCAACTTTGTATGA